GATCGCCAAAATCGGAGTGAAAGATTAGCGTAGTTGGAATCATAAATACGAGCAGCGCGATCGCACCCCAACGCGCTTTGTAACCCAACAACACTGAGAGTCCACCCACCAGTTCAGCAACAATTGCACCGACAAGCAACAAACCCGTCAGCGCTTGCGGGATGCCCTTGGAAGCCATAAACTGTTGCGTACCGCCAAAGCCCGTAATCTTGTCAAAAGCGGACTTAAAAAAAATAACGGTCAAGAAAACCCGCGCTATGAGTGGAATGTACCTTTGCATATTTATCACCTAGTTTCATCTTGCTTTTAAACTTATAACAACATACCCGCGATCGCAGCAGTCATAAAATCTGCAACTAGAGATGTGGGGGCAGTCCTAAAGAAAGTATTAACCCTGTCGTGCGGATTGTCGATTTGATAGTTTGAATAAGAGTGGATGACCAAAACCTCCAGGGCTGGTAGAACCATAAGGAGAAAATTAAATGGTACGAATTTTTCTTTCAGCGGGTCATGGTGCTGGCGATCCGGGTGCGGGAGCTGGTGGGACAACGGAAGATAGAGAGATGAGGCTGGTGCGGGATGCTACTGTCGCTGAACTGCGATCGCGCGGTTGCGATGTCACGTCTGTTCCTGATTATCTTAGTCTGATAGAAACTATTAGCTGGATCAACGATCGCGCCCGTCGCGGTGATGTGGCTTTAGAAATCCACGCAGATGCATACGGTAACACCAACGTGCGCGGTGCTAGCGCTTACTATGCTGAGGGTAACGAGCAGCGAGAAAGCGATACTCAATTATTACTGCGATCGCTACTTGAGTCAGTTTCTGGATTACCCAGTCGTGGAGTTAAACCGGATACTTCTACAGGCGTTGGTAGTTTGGGCTTCTGTCGTCAAATAAGTATTCCGTCTATTTTGATGGAGTTGGGCTTTCTCACAAATCCTAGCGATCGCGCTTTAATGCAACGCAGGCGCAAAGATTATGCTAATGGCCTTGCTGATGGTTTGCAAGCTTGGAGTGAGAGGGAAGCTAGGCGGCAAGGCTTGACTCCACCCCCTCCGCGTGCCTACCCAGTTATTAGTATCAAAATTAACGGCCAGTTTTATAGAAAGCAGGGAATTTTGGTTAATGGTAATGCCTCCGTCCCTGTTGTTTTCTTTAAGTCTTTAGGAATCGATCCGGCTAAAGCCACAGGGTTACGCCAAGTAAACTACCGCAATGTGGCCTATGTCAAAGCGGTTGATTTGCAGCAGTTTGGGGTTTCTGTTAAATGGGATAATCCAAACAAGACAGTTATCTTAACTACTAAGTAGTTCATGAATGCTTCCCAAACGCGATCGCTCTCTACCATCGTCCTCGCAGGTGGACAAAGTTCTCGCATGGGTCGAGATAAAGCCTTGATAGCTGTCCGAGGCGTGCCGTTACTCCAGCAGATTTGTGATGTTGCTCTCCAATGTGCTTCTCAAGTCTATGTAGTCACGCCTTGGCCACAAAGGTATCAAGAGATACTTCCCAGCAGATGCATTCTTGTTCAAGAACAGCCTCTACCTGGGGAAACGGTTAAAGAATCTCCTCACGGGCCACTCGTGGGATTCTCTCAAGGGCTAGCGCAGGTGCAAACAGAGTGGGCGTTGTTACTCGCCTGCGATTTGCCCCAACTTCGAGTTGATATATTGCAAAATTGGTCATCGGAGTTGGAAAACGCACCAAAAGATGCGATCGCGCTTCTAGCACGACACCCCAAAGGATGGGAACCGCTTTGTGGTTTCTACCGCCGCAGTTGTTTGGCGGTGCTAACTGAATATATTGATGGTGGGGGAAGATCTTTTCAAGGTTGGTTGGCGCAAAATTCCGTCGAGGAATTGCCGTTAAGCGATCGCGCTCTATTATTTAATTGCAACACACCCGACGATCTTAAAAAGATATGAATAAGATTTAGGCAAAAAAACTTAGTTTCTACAAAAAATCGTTGGTTGCTATTCCCCACGCTCTAATTTAAAGTAAAGCGAATAAAAGGGCTACTGCCAGCAGCGTCGCCGGGAGTGCTAAGAAGAACAGCAGCGCCATTTGAGTCCATGCTCTTTGCAGCGCTTTAAATTCAGCAATACTATTCCAACGTCTGGTTTTCCAAGCCCATTCATTACCCATTGCTCCCAGCATGATCGCCACAAAGAAACCCATCGGCGGTATAAAAAAAGCGCCAAAAGATAAAGCGCCAATCCAAACCCTATGGGACATCGACCAAAACGGAGCCAAAAGAAAAGCCCCCCAATTCCAGCCCAAAATTTCAGCCGGGACGCTTCCATTACTCAAAAAACCCTGCCCTGAAGTATTAGCTAAACTATTGGATAACTCAGCAAGATACGATGGCTCAATGTCAGCAGCGCGTTGCGGGTATCTCTGGGCAGATTTTAGCGCCGCCAATGCGCTTCGGGCGCTGGCAAACCTTTGTTCGAGAGCGGGTTCTGTTAGTTGCTCAATCCAACGCACCAACCCAGGACTAACGCTCACGTTGTTTGCAAAGCAAATCCGCAAATTCTGTTGGGGTAAGTCAGCAGGCGTTCTCCCAGTTAACAAGTGAATCAGAGTTGCACCCAAGGCATAGAGATCTGACGCAGGTACGGTTCGTCCCCAAAATTGTTCTAAGGGCGCATAGCCGCAAGTACCAACAACCGTAAAGGTTACGCCCTCAACACCAGCTCTATCCTGAACTGCGCCAAAATCCACTAAATACACCCGCTTATCTTCTGCGAGGATAAGATTGCTGGGCTTAATGTCGCGGTGGAGAACGGGCGGACTCAACTCGTGCAGATATATGAGAATGTCCAGCACAGAGGTTGCTATGTGACGTATCTGGGATTCGTTGAAGCGATCGCCTCTAGCTAATATCTGTTGCAGCGATGCACCTGGAATATGTTCCTGCACCAAGCCAAACCACGACAACCCACTACCGCTCACGTTGTCGAGGGAAAAATAATCGCGATAGCGGGGAATCCTGGGATGCTGGAGATGTTTGAGGACTTGCGCCTCGCGCTCGAACAGCTTGAAGTCGTCCCACTGTAGATGGGGACTAAAAGCCAGCAATTTAACAATTACCAGTTCTCTCGGATTGGCAGACAAATCAATTGCCAGCCAAGTTTGTCTGCCCGCATTTTTGTTTAATGGTTCTTTAAGTTGATAGCGCTCATGCAGTATCTGCTCTGCTTGCAGCATTTAGTCACCATTCCTTACAGCCGCGATCGCTTTCTCAATCTAGCGAGAACTAACTGCCGAGTGCCATAAGCAATTGCGGATCGTATTTATAGTTGATAATTCGTTGCTGATTGCCATGAATCATCAAGCATGAATTATTAGGTATTACACTTCGCGGGCTTCTGCCAAGATTGGTGCGGGGTAACAGCAGGTGCTGCGGCTGTAAGGGTAACTTCTCCTTTCTCGTTCACTACCCACCCTTGAGCTTCCACAATCCGATTTGGCATTTGGGATTTGGCATTTTGAATTGAGGGCGCGAGGTAAGTTCTCCCCTGCTCCCCTGTTCCCCTGTTCCCTTGGTTTCTCGGAGTGCCCAAATCCACCAGCACCCCTTCATCACCTAGAGGTTCGTTGGGGTTGGCAGGCAAACCACCTTTCCCGGTAACGACAAATTTGCTTTCTGGTCGATCGCTGCTGGCTTGGCAGCCTTGTCCTACCAATCCTTCGACATCAACAGGAGTTGCTTCCAAGGTAGATAAATCCTGACTGGGATCTACTCCAAGGGTAAAGATCTCGACAATACCATTGACTCCAAACTCCGAACGGGCAGTAATGTCGCTTGAGGGGGTAAGGCGATCGCGGAACTTAAGCCCATAAACGCCATCAGTTGTAAGATTTATATACCCTCCGTTGCCTCCAACTGCATTGGCGAAGATATCGCTATTTTCTTTGGGAACAGCGACCACAAATGGGGAATCAATAATAATGTTGCCTCCATTGCCCGTCTTGCCTGATGTGGCAGAAATAGAACTGTTATTCCGCAGCAGCACGAATTTGTCTGCGTCTAAAATCATGTTCCCGCCTTCGCCCGTCGTAGTTCCTGCCCTGAGAAATCCTTGGTTGTCAAGCTTTATAGATTCGGAGGCGTTAATTAGTAAGTTGCCTGCGTTGCCTGTACCTTTGCTATCTACAGCAATGCCAGCGCGATCGCCGATAGTTAAATTCCTCGTGTCTATCGTGATAATGCCACCGCTGCCCGTTGCTCCCGATTCCACATTACTGAAGATCGAAGTGCCCTCGCCTGCTACAGACACGCGATCGCGGGTATCAATAAATATGGCCCCCGCATCTCCCTGTCCATAAGTGCGGGCATTGAGTTGAGCGCCATCTGTTAAAGAAAGCGTCCCAGCGGTAATGGTAATGGCGCCACCGTTGCCAGTTGCTTCCGATTCCACGTTACTGAAGATCGAAGTGCTATTGCCTGATATAGATACGCGATCGCCTGCATCAATACTGACGTATCCCGCATCTCCCTGTCCATAAGTGCGGGCATTGACTTGAGCGCCATCTGTCAAAGAAAGCGTCCCAGTGGTGATGCCGATGTAGCCACCGCTTCCCGTTGCTCCCAATTCCACATTGCTGTATATGGAAGTGCCCTCGCCTGCTACAGACACGCGATCGCCCGCAGTTATATCGACGAATCCCGCATTCCCCTTTCCAAAAGTGCTGGTATCAAGTAGAGCGCCATCTGTCAAAGAAAGCGTCCCAGTGGTGATGCCGATGTAGCCACCGCTTCCCGTTGCTCCAGGGTAGACAATGCTGGAGATCGAAGCGCCATTGCCTGATATCGATACGCGATCGCCTGCAATTATATTGACGTATCCTGCATCCCCTTCTCCAAAAGTGCTGGTATCAAGTTGAGCGCCATCTATCAAAGAAAGCGTCCCAGTGGTGATGCCGATGTAGCCACCGCTTCCCGTTGCTCCAGGGTAGACAATGCTGGAGATCGAAGTGCTATTGCCTGATATAGACACGCGATCGCCCGCATCAATAATGACGAATCCTGTATCCCCCTTTCCAGCAGTACTGGCAGTCAGAAGTGCGCCATCTGTCAAAGAAAGCGTTTCCGTTGTGATGTATATGTCACCACCTTTGCCCGTTGCTCCCAATTCCACATTACTGAAGATGGCAGTGTTTTTGCCTGCAATAGAGACACTATCGCTAGCATTAATAATTACTGTCCCCGCATCGCCCTGTCCAGAAGTACTGGCATCGAAAAATGCACCTTCGCTTAGGGAAACAGACTGTGCTTGGATATTAATTTGTCCGCTATCGCCAATAGCATTTTTTCCGACAGCGTTTTCAATAGAGCTATTTTGTATTGCGATCGCTCCAGTTGCATTCAGTGTAATATCTCCGCCTTTACTACCGATATCACCCCCTCCTGGCAGTATTCCAGCAGTCAGCTTGCTTCCTCCTAAAATATTTAAATTTGCTGCGTTGATAGTAATGCTGCCGCCATTATTAGTAGTTGCATCAACAATAGCGCCGTTTGTAATAGATACATTCGAGCGTTGCACGCCAGCCGGAAAACTTAAACTCAAGTTATCGCCATCTACCTTTAGCGCGATCGCTCCTGGAGAAGCCAATCCTCCCAACTCAATTCGACCGCTTAATGCGTCTAATTTTCCACCATTTACGTTCACATCGCCACCAACTAACAGCAAATTCAACCCCTCATAAAGTTGCAAGTTGCTATTTGAAGTTACAATCGGTTTCGGCGAACTTAAAGTAGAAATAAATCCACTAGGATCGCCAACTAATGTCAATAAACTATTGCCATCGCCGGGATTCGTAGCGCTAAATTTGCCCCCGTCAGGCCACACTAAAGCATCTAATGTTGTAGCTACAAACGAGCCTTTTCCTCCTGTAAAACCTACGTCTAAAGAAGCATTTGCACCAAACTGAATGCCGCTAGGGTTAACCAAAAAAAGATTTACATTACCACTATTCGTGTAAATTTTTCCATTAATAAAAGAGGGAGTTCCCCCCGTAACGCGAGTCAAAATATTTGTAATATCCGGAGCGCTATCAAAATTTACCCTCTCGCCTATATCGAGGTTAAACTTTCCAAAGCTATGGAATAGATTAG
This DNA window, taken from Microcoleus sp. FACHB-831, encodes the following:
- a CDS encoding DoxX family protein; this translates as MQRYIPLIARVFLTVIFFKSAFDKITGFGGTQQFMASKGIPQALTGLLLVGAIVAELVGGLSVLLGYKARWGAIALLVFMIPTTLIFHSDFGDRMQVIQFLKNLSLIGGLLMVYAFGAGPISLDERSTSKNYD
- a CDS encoding N-acetylmuramoyl-L-alanine amidase produces the protein MVRIFLSAGHGAGDPGAGAGGTTEDREMRLVRDATVAELRSRGCDVTSVPDYLSLIETISWINDRARRGDVALEIHADAYGNTNVRGASAYYAEGNEQRESDTQLLLRSLLESVSGLPSRGVKPDTSTGVGSLGFCRQISIPSILMELGFLTNPSDRALMQRRRKDYANGLADGLQAWSEREARRQGLTPPPPRAYPVISIKINGQFYRKQGILVNGNASVPVVFFKSLGIDPAKATGLRQVNYRNVAYVKAVDLQQFGVSVKWDNPNKTVILTTK
- a CDS encoding molybdenum cofactor guanylyltransferase; translation: MNASQTRSLSTIVLAGGQSSRMGRDKALIAVRGVPLLQQICDVALQCASQVYVVTPWPQRYQEILPSRCILVQEQPLPGETVKESPHGPLVGFSQGLAQVQTEWALLLACDLPQLRVDILQNWSSELENAPKDAIALLARHPKGWEPLCGFYRRSCLAVLTEYIDGGGRSFQGWLAQNSVEELPLSDRALLFNCNTPDDLKKI
- a CDS encoding serine/threonine-protein kinase, yielding MLQAEQILHERYQLKEPLNKNAGRQTWLAIDLSANPRELVIVKLLAFSPHLQWDDFKLFEREAQVLKHLQHPRIPRYRDYFSLDNVSGSGLSWFGLVQEHIPGASLQQILARGDRFNESQIRHIATSVLDILIYLHELSPPVLHRDIKPSNLILAEDKRVYLVDFGAVQDRAGVEGVTFTVVGTCGYAPLEQFWGRTVPASDLYALGATLIHLLTGRTPADLPQQNLRICFANNVSVSPGLVRWIEQLTEPALEQRFASARSALAALKSAQRYPQRAADIEPSYLAELSNSLANTSGQGFLSNGSVPAEILGWNWGAFLLAPFWSMSHRVWIGALSFGAFFIPPMGFFVAIMLGAMGNEWAWKTRRWNSIAEFKALQRAWTQMALLFFLALPATLLAVALLFALL
- a CDS encoding S-layer family protein codes for the protein MKKQKHSHDLSGNEGKKKIFTSFFSLFTFYFLPHSGCAFAQSITLDGTLGTARPLTGPIYEILESDGKTVGTNLFHSFGKFNLDIGERVNFDSAPDITNILTRVTGGTPSFINGKIYTNSGNVNLFLVNPSGIQFGANASLDVGFTGGKGSFVATTLDALVWPDGGKFSATNPGDGNSLLTLVGDPSGFISTLSSPKPIVTSNSNLQLYEGLNLLLVGGDVNVNGGKLDALSGRIELGGLASPGAIALKVDGDNLSLSFPAGVQRSNVSITNGAIVDATTNNGGSITINAANLNILGGSKLTAGILPGGGDIGSKGGDITLNATGAIAIQNSSIENAVGKNAIGDSGQINIQAQSVSLSEGAFFDASTSGQGDAGTVIINASDSVSIAGKNTAIFSNVELGATGKGGDIYITTETLSLTDGALLTASTAGKGDTGFVIIDAGDRVSISGNSTSISSIVYPGATGSGGYIGITTGTLSLIDGAQLDTSTFGEGDAGYVNIIAGDRVSISGNGASISSIVYPGATGSGGYIGITTGTLSLTDGALLDTSTFGKGNAGFVDITAGDRVSVAGEGTSIYSNVELGATGSGGYIGITTGTLSLTDGAQVNARTYGQGDAGYVSIDAGDRVSISGNSTSIFSNVESEATGNGGAITITAGTLSLTDGAQLNARTYGQGDAGAIFIDTRDRVSVAGEGTSIFSNVESGATGSGGIITIDTRNLTIGDRAGIAVDSKGTGNAGNLLINASESIKLDNQGFLRAGTTTGEGGNMILDADKFVLLRNNSSISATSGKTGNGGNIIIDSPFVVAVPKENSDIFANAVGGNGGYINLTTDGVYGLKFRDRLTPSSDITARSEFGVNGIVEIFTLGVDPSQDLSTLEATPVDVEGLVGQGCQASSDRPESKFVVTGKGGLPANPNEPLGDEGVLVDLGTPRNQGNRGTGEQGRTYLAPSIQNAKSQMPNRIVEAQGWVVNEKGEVTLTAAAPAVTPHQSWQKPAKCNT